One window of Inquilinus sp. Marseille-Q2685 genomic DNA carries:
- a CDS encoding CHASE2 domain-containing protein encodes MAQGRVHGSLWLPVLLAALLFAGLVPLGASDGWQVVEHRAFDLFSTYDPPRPPAHSAVVVAIDEPSFAEIGRQWPWPRSVHAGLARALRGAGAGPIGFDIVFAEPSQPAEDTALAAALAGDTVLAADITAIADQRFEQRIRTEPLATLLAGGARSGVASVDLDSDGVLRRLPNVPDPFAATLARLAGHEAAPPPGALLQYFGPPRSYPTVSYYQALQPEGMLPPGFLSGRAAIVGFSLQAVPTVTSGGADAFVTPYTVKTGRLTAGAEVQATILDNLVHGLWITPAPPWLPPVVLAALLLVALFGTRRLGPVPSLAALALLAIGIAAGSYALLRFGRVWLPPVLPMLGTTAAIIVQGSYGFAREQAQRRRITRAFEHYLAPSLVSRLAQDPGQLQLGGETRVLTVLFCDVRGFTTLSEEMKQDPQGLTRLLNRILTPLSEAVLATGGTIDKFIGDCVMAFWNAPLDDPDHAAHAVEAARRMLAEIAALNESLRREGVAVPIAIGIGINTGTCVVGNMGSDRRFDYSALGDSVNLASRLEGACKRYGVGTVIGPDTALALAGRAPLIELDRLVVKGRTEPAAVYTLLAHRSVGDEAYRALAGRHEAALAAYRARRWDEARTAFLECRDIEPSLAALYDLYVLRIAEHERHPPPEAWAGETIAMEK; translated from the coding sequence ATGGCGCAGGGCCGGGTCCATGGGAGCCTGTGGCTGCCGGTCCTGCTGGCGGCGCTGCTCTTCGCCGGCCTCGTTCCCCTCGGCGCGTCGGACGGGTGGCAGGTGGTGGAGCATCGGGCCTTCGACCTGTTCTCGACCTACGACCCGCCGCGGCCGCCCGCGCACAGCGCCGTGGTGGTGGCGATCGACGAGCCGTCCTTCGCCGAGATCGGCCGGCAATGGCCGTGGCCGCGCAGCGTCCATGCCGGGCTGGCCCGGGCGCTGCGCGGCGCCGGCGCCGGGCCGATCGGATTCGACATCGTCTTCGCCGAGCCGTCGCAGCCGGCGGAGGATACCGCCCTGGCCGCGGCCCTGGCGGGCGACACCGTGCTGGCGGCCGACATCACCGCCATCGCCGACCAGCGCTTCGAACAGCGGATCCGGACCGAGCCGCTGGCGACGCTGCTGGCCGGCGGCGCCCGCTCAGGCGTCGCTTCGGTCGACCTGGATTCCGATGGCGTGCTGCGGCGCCTGCCGAACGTGCCCGATCCCTTCGCCGCGACCCTCGCGCGCCTCGCCGGGCATGAGGCCGCGCCGCCGCCCGGTGCCCTGCTGCAGTATTTCGGGCCGCCGCGCAGCTATCCGACCGTGTCCTACTATCAGGCGCTGCAGCCGGAGGGGATGCTGCCGCCCGGCTTCCTGTCCGGCCGGGCCGCGATCGTCGGCTTCAGCCTGCAGGCGGTGCCGACCGTCACCAGCGGCGGCGCCGACGCCTTCGTCACGCCCTATACGGTGAAGACGGGGCGCCTGACCGCCGGGGCCGAGGTGCAGGCCACCATCCTCGACAACCTGGTGCATGGGCTGTGGATCACGCCGGCGCCGCCCTGGTTGCCGCCCGTGGTGCTGGCCGCGCTGCTGCTGGTCGCGCTGTTCGGCACCCGCCGGCTGGGGCCGGTGCCGTCCCTCGCCGCCCTGGCGCTGCTGGCGATCGGCATCGCCGCCGGCAGCTATGCCCTGCTGCGCTTCGGCCGGGTCTGGCTGCCGCCGGTGCTGCCGATGCTGGGCACCACCGCCGCCATCATCGTCCAGGGCAGCTACGGCTTCGCCCGCGAGCAGGCGCAGCGCCGCCGCATCACCCGCGCCTTCGAGCACTACCTGGCGCCGTCGCTGGTGTCGCGCCTGGCGCAGGACCCGGGCCAGCTGCAGCTGGGCGGCGAGACCCGGGTGCTGACCGTGCTGTTCTGCGACGTCCGCGGCTTCACCACCCTGTCGGAGGAGATGAAGCAGGATCCCCAGGGCCTGACCCGCCTCCTGAACCGGATCCTGACGCCGTTGTCCGAGGCCGTGCTGGCGACCGGCGGCACCATCGACAAGTTCATCGGCGACTGCGTCATGGCGTTCTGGAACGCGCCGCTGGACGACCCGGACCACGCCGCCCATGCGGTCGAAGCCGCCCGCCGGATGCTCGCGGAGATCGCCGCGCTGAACGAGTCGCTGCGGCGGGAGGGTGTGGCCGTCCCGATCGCGATCGGCATCGGCATCAACACCGGCACCTGCGTGGTCGGCAACATGGGCTCGGACCGGCGCTTCGACTATTCGGCGCTGGGCGACAGCGTCAACCTCGCCTCGCGCCTCGAAGGCGCCTGCAAGCGCTATGGCGTGGGCACGGTGATCGGGCCGGACACCGCCCTGGCTCTCGCCGGCCGGGCGCCGCTGATCGAGCTGGACCGGCTGGTGGTCAAGGGCCGGACCGAGCCGGCGGCGGTCTACACGCTGCTCGCCCATCGCAGCGTCGGGGACGAAGCCTATCGGGCGCTGGCCGGCCGGCACGAGGCGGCGCTCGCCGCCTACCGCGCCCGCCGCTGGGACGAAGCGCGGACGGCCTTCCTGGAATGCCGGGACATCGAGCCGTCGCTGGCCGCCCTGTACGACCTCTACGTCCTGCGCATCGCCGAGCACGAGCGCCACCCCCCGCCCGAGGCCTGGGCGGGGGAGACGATCGCCATGGAGAAATAG
- the kdgD gene encoding 5-dehydro-4-deoxyglucarate dehydratase: MDPQQLKGALSAGLLSFPVTHFDADHGFDRAGYEAHVGWLGGFGAAVLFAAGGTGEFFSLTPAEVPQVVRAAKAAAGSTPIVSGCGYGTRIAVEIAKDAEAAGADGILLLPPYLMTAEQAGLYAHVKAVCDAVGIGVIVYNRDNAVLQADTIARLCDACPNLVGFKDGHGQVDLVLEITRRMGGRLAYIGGMPTHEVFAAPYFAAGVTTYSSAVFNFVPELAQRFYRALRGGDTATTDALLRDFYYPLLAIRNRGKGYAVSIIKAGLAAVGRPAGPVRPPLTDLKPEEMAQLRDLLARHEAPA, from the coding sequence ATGGATCCCCAGCAGCTCAAAGGTGCCCTGTCTGCAGGGCTCCTGTCCTTCCCCGTGACCCATTTCGACGCCGATCACGGCTTCGACCGCGCCGGCTACGAGGCGCATGTCGGCTGGCTCGGCGGCTTCGGCGCCGCGGTGCTGTTCGCCGCCGGCGGCACCGGCGAGTTCTTCTCGCTGACTCCGGCCGAGGTGCCGCAGGTGGTGCGCGCGGCGAAGGCCGCCGCCGGGTCCACGCCGATCGTCTCCGGCTGCGGCTACGGCACCCGGATCGCGGTCGAGATCGCGAAGGACGCCGAGGCGGCGGGGGCCGACGGCATCCTGCTGCTGCCGCCCTATCTGATGACGGCGGAGCAGGCGGGGCTGTACGCCCATGTCAAGGCGGTGTGCGACGCCGTCGGCATCGGCGTCATCGTCTACAACCGCGACAACGCGGTGCTGCAGGCCGACACCATCGCCCGGCTGTGCGACGCCTGTCCGAACCTGGTCGGCTTCAAGGACGGCCACGGCCAGGTCGACCTGGTGCTGGAGATCACGCGCCGCATGGGCGGCCGCCTGGCCTATATCGGCGGCATGCCGACGCATGAGGTGTTCGCGGCGCCGTACTTCGCCGCTGGCGTCACCACCTATTCCTCGGCCGTGTTCAACTTCGTGCCGGAGCTGGCGCAGCGCTTCTACCGCGCCCTGCGCGGCGGCGACACGGCGACGACAGACGCGTTGCTGCGCGACTTCTACTATCCGCTGCTGGCGATCCGGAACCGCGGCAAGGGCTATGCGGTGTCGATCATCAAGGCCGGGCTGGCCGCGGTCGGCCGCCCTGCCGGTCCGGTGCGCCCGCCGCTGACCGACCTGAAGCCGGAGGAGATGGCGCAGCTGCGCGACCTGCTGGCCCGGCACGAGGCCCCGGCCTGA
- a CDS encoding mannonate dehydratase, whose amino-acid sequence MYLGTQNGVRDDDDLRVLAQLGVRHLNDNPPGNPHDWSLDVLLRHREKIESFGLVLDMVQLPLGSRPIEQSDSPDILSAGPNRDRQIDSICRLIENLARAGIPAAKYNLNIIGIPRTPDEPGRGGSMNASFRWDKADQNAPPTLVGTLSEDENWERIDYFLERVVPVAEANKVRLACHPHDPYTPPGYRGVTRVLGTVEGLKKFVQMRESPYHGLNFCQGTVGEMLDDPRNEIDDVIRWFGSRGKIFNVHFRNIRGRKLSFMETFPEEGDMDMWRSIKLYAELGYPYMVMPDHVPTISGRDPEGVAFAFVYGYIAAQLEAVGQLYPGSVTR is encoded by the coding sequence ATGTATCTCGGAACGCAGAACGGGGTTCGGGACGACGACGATCTCAGGGTCCTGGCCCAGCTCGGTGTCCGCCACCTCAACGACAACCCGCCCGGCAACCCGCATGACTGGTCGCTGGATGTGCTGCTGCGCCACCGCGAGAAGATCGAGAGCTTCGGCCTGGTGCTCGACATGGTGCAACTGCCGCTCGGCTCGCGCCCGATCGAGCAGTCGGACAGCCCGGACATCCTGTCGGCCGGGCCGAACCGCGACCGCCAGATCGACTCGATCTGCCGGCTGATCGAGAACCTGGCCCGGGCCGGCATTCCGGCCGCCAAGTACAACCTCAACATCATCGGCATCCCGCGGACCCCGGACGAGCCGGGGCGCGGCGGGTCGATGAACGCCTCCTTCCGCTGGGACAAGGCGGACCAGAATGCGCCGCCGACCCTGGTCGGCACCCTGTCCGAGGACGAGAACTGGGAGCGCATCGACTATTTCCTCGAGCGGGTGGTTCCGGTCGCCGAGGCGAACAAGGTCCGGCTGGCCTGCCATCCGCACGATCCCTACACCCCGCCCGGCTATCGCGGCGTCACCCGGGTTCTGGGCACGGTCGAGGGGCTGAAGAAGTTCGTGCAGATGCGCGAGAGCCCCTATCACGGCCTGAACTTCTGCCAGGGCACGGTCGGCGAGATGCTGGACGACCCGAGGAACGAGATCGACGACGTGATCCGCTGGTTCGGCAGCCGCGGCAAGATCTTCAACGTCCATTTCCGCAACATCCGCGGCCGCAAGCTCTCCTTCATGGAGACGTTCCCGGAGGAGGGCGACATGGACATGTGGCGGTCGATCAAGCTCTACGCCGAGCTCGGCTACCCCTACATGGTGATGCCGGACCACGTGCCGACCATCAGCGGCCGCGATCCGGAAGGCGTCGCCTTCGCCTTCGTCTACGGCTACATCGCCGCCCAGCTCGAGGCGGTGGGCCAGCTCTATCCGGGGTCCGTGACCCGCTGA
- a CDS encoding FadR/GntR family transcriptional regulator: MPNPTETEAGPPRRREKLAVAVAEALRQRIANGALQVGARLPTEQRLIDEFNVSRTVVREAIAELRARGLVEPRQGVGVFVTPGAEPEPGLLSGDFTRLSEVLELLEFRMGVEIEAAGLAALRRSSRQEAEILLAHDRMIAAVDIGGSAVDADFGLHLAIAAATNNHFYSDVLTYLGKRTIPRSRLGESAEATTSYLRKVIVEHARIIEAIERQDPDGARLAMRHHLTESQRRYRALGGLPADAGS, encoded by the coding sequence GTGCCGAACCCAACTGAAACCGAAGCGGGACCGCCACGACGCCGCGAGAAGCTGGCCGTCGCGGTTGCCGAGGCCCTGCGCCAGCGGATCGCCAACGGCGCGCTGCAGGTCGGCGCCAGGCTGCCGACCGAACAGCGCCTGATCGACGAGTTCAACGTCAGCCGAACCGTGGTGCGCGAGGCGATCGCCGAGCTGCGGGCCAGGGGGCTGGTCGAGCCGCGCCAGGGGGTGGGCGTGTTCGTGACGCCCGGGGCGGAGCCCGAGCCCGGCCTCCTGTCCGGCGACTTCACCCGGCTTTCGGAAGTCCTTGAATTGCTGGAGTTCCGCATGGGGGTGGAGATCGAGGCGGCGGGCCTGGCGGCGCTGCGCCGGTCGTCACGGCAGGAGGCCGAGATCCTGCTGGCGCATGACCGCATGATCGCCGCCGTCGACATCGGCGGCAGCGCCGTCGACGCCGATTTCGGGCTGCACCTGGCGATCGCCGCAGCCACCAACAACCACTTCTACAGCGATGTCCTGACCTATCTCGGCAAGCGAACCATCCCGCGCAGCCGGCTGGGCGAATCGGCCGAGGCGACGACCAGCTATCTGCGCAAGGTGATCGTCGAGCATGCCCGGATCATCGAGGCGATCGAGCGCCAGGACCCGGACGGCGCCCGCCTGGCGATGCGTCATCACCTGACCGAAAGCCAGCGCCGCTACCGCGCCCTGGGCGGGCTGCCGGCCGACGCCGGATCCTGA
- a CDS encoding ABC transporter substrate-binding protein, with protein MGKWSRRLLALAVALAPAVGSAEAKTPADQLVIGASLAQVLSLDPGQATESGSWIVTSNIYDRLVSTDPNDPTKLVPQLAESWEVDGRSIVFHLRDAKFASGNPVTAEDAAWSLRRMLKLNQAAASLWKPYGYDETNIDSFLEVVDPKTFRLKLPEGTIAEFVLFALSGNNGAVIDKVEATRHEANNDFGNAWLRANSAGSGPFVLRRWSPNEIILMDRNDAFWGGAPAMKRVVLRHVAESQVQRLLLERGDIDVATALAASDITAFDGKPGFVTQRVPTGGFYVLAMNTQNKYLANPDVRRAIAWGLDYAGMQKTIMGPYGRVRQVPVPENYPTALPDPGYTLDVAKAKELLAKAGFPDGFPLTLKTIAETPRVDLATAIQASLAQIGIKVSIEQGNGSQIIAAHRAREFDLLMPLTGGGNMADPIGSLQNFTYNPDNSPNGNSGYFTWRSAWDIPELTKLTVQARGEEDRAKREALYTEIQKQFLASGPAILPMFERFSPVVVSADVENFIGQGFRGVRLDIVKKKAE; from the coding sequence ATGGGAAAGTGGAGTAGAAGGCTGCTGGCCCTGGCCGTCGCGCTGGCGCCGGCCGTTGGTTCCGCCGAGGCCAAGACGCCGGCCGACCAGTTGGTGATCGGCGCTTCGCTGGCGCAGGTGCTGTCGCTGGACCCCGGCCAGGCCACCGAATCCGGCTCCTGGATCGTCACCTCCAACATCTACGACCGGCTGGTCTCCACCGATCCGAACGACCCGACCAAGCTGGTGCCGCAGCTGGCCGAGAGCTGGGAGGTCGACGGCCGGTCGATCGTCTTCCATCTGCGCGACGCCAAGTTCGCCTCCGGCAACCCGGTGACGGCCGAGGACGCGGCGTGGTCGCTGCGGCGGATGCTGAAGCTGAACCAGGCCGCCGCATCGCTGTGGAAGCCCTACGGCTACGACGAGACCAACATCGACAGCTTCCTCGAGGTGGTCGACCCCAAGACCTTCCGCCTGAAGCTGCCGGAAGGCACGATCGCGGAGTTCGTGCTGTTCGCCCTGTCCGGCAACAACGGCGCCGTGATCGACAAGGTCGAGGCCACCAGGCACGAGGCCAACAACGACTTCGGCAATGCCTGGCTGCGCGCCAATTCGGCCGGGTCCGGCCCCTTCGTGCTGCGCCGCTGGTCGCCGAACGAGATCATCCTGATGGACCGGAACGACGCCTTCTGGGGCGGCGCGCCGGCGATGAAGCGGGTGGTGCTGCGCCACGTCGCGGAAAGCCAGGTGCAGCGCCTGCTGCTGGAGCGCGGCGACATCGACGTGGCGACGGCGCTCGCCGCCTCCGACATCACCGCCTTCGACGGCAAGCCCGGCTTCGTCACCCAGCGGGTGCCGACCGGCGGCTTCTACGTGCTGGCGATGAACACCCAGAACAAGTACCTGGCCAATCCGGACGTCCGCCGCGCCATCGCCTGGGGCCTGGACTATGCCGGCATGCAGAAGACGATCATGGGCCCCTATGGCCGGGTGCGCCAGGTGCCGGTGCCGGAGAACTACCCGACCGCCCTGCCCGATCCGGGCTACACGCTCGACGTCGCCAAGGCCAAGGAGCTGCTGGCCAAGGCCGGCTTCCCGGACGGCTTCCCGCTGACCCTGAAGACGATCGCCGAGACCCCGCGCGTCGACCTGGCCACCGCCATCCAGGCCTCGCTGGCCCAGATCGGCATCAAGGTCTCGATCGAGCAGGGCAACGGCAGCCAGATCATCGCCGCCCACCGCGCCCGTGAGTTCGACCTGCTGATGCCGCTGACCGGCGGCGGCAACATGGCCGATCCGATCGGGTCCCTGCAGAACTTCACCTACAACCCGGACAACAGCCCGAACGGAAATTCCGGCTACTTCACCTGGCGGTCCGCCTGGGACATCCCGGAGCTGACCAAGCTGACCGTCCAGGCCCGCGGCGAGGAGGACCGCGCCAAGCGCGAGGCCCTCTACACCGAGATCCAGAAGCAGTTCCTGGCCAGCGGCCCGGCCATCCTGCCGATGTTCGAGCGGTTCTCGCCGGTGGTGGTGTCGGCGGATGTCGAGAACTTCATCGGCCAGGGCTTCCGCGGCGTCCGGCTGGACATCGTCAAGAAGAAGGCCGAGTGA